One part of the Marinobacter sp. MDS2 genome encodes these proteins:
- the tssF gene encoding type VI secretion system baseplate subunit TssF: MKLNRFYRDELSFLRLQGREFADAHPQLTRFLSEQSTDPDVERLLEGFAFLTGKLREKVEDQFPELTHSLLNMLWPNYLRPVPSCTIMRFDPQLHAISERQRVERHTEIKSRPVGESTRQTQCRFRTCRAVDIFPVSVAEAHAEHSREVSSVSVDLALHTDQPLNQLGMESLRFYLGGDNHTAETLYLWLNHYLSRMELVVGDSVYSLPTSLLKPVGFAADEAILPYPKNAYSGYRIIQEYLSFPEAFRFIDVTGLKQRLPGVQADEISLRFHFSRILPPDTRVTRDSLQLYCTPAVNLFSHEGEPVDLNGRETEYRISPSSRCPEHYEVFSIEQVEGWLEGRSGRGEPRLYTAFESFQHEVERDRGRTALYYRVRTRESVRGDGFDHYISFVRADESDCLNRQEAVSLTLTCTNRQLPQQLAVGEICMATETTPAFASFSNITRPTATLRPTLDGSLLWTLISNLSLNYLSMLDVDALRTVLRVYDFRALVDRQAERVSQKRLAGISDISTQPVDRMVRGLPVRGIRSVLKLDQQNFASEGDLYLFGTVLSQFFALYASINAFHQLEVVNTENQERYTWTLQQGQQPLM, translated from the coding sequence ATGAAGTTAAATAGGTTCTACAGGGATGAGTTGAGCTTTTTGCGGTTGCAAGGCAGGGAATTTGCCGACGCACACCCGCAGCTCACCCGATTTCTATCCGAACAAAGCACCGACCCAGACGTAGAGCGCCTTCTGGAAGGCTTTGCCTTCCTGACCGGCAAGCTGCGCGAAAAAGTGGAAGACCAATTCCCGGAGCTGACGCACTCATTGCTCAACATGCTCTGGCCCAACTACCTGCGCCCCGTGCCCAGCTGCACCATCATGCGCTTCGACCCCCAGTTGCACGCGATCAGCGAACGCCAGCGGGTAGAGCGCCATACCGAAATCAAAAGCCGGCCCGTGGGTGAAAGCACCCGCCAAACCCAGTGCCGGTTCCGTACTTGCCGAGCTGTGGATATCTTTCCTGTCAGCGTCGCAGAAGCCCACGCCGAGCACTCTCGTGAAGTCTCTTCAGTGTCGGTCGATCTGGCCCTGCACACCGACCAGCCGTTGAACCAACTGGGCATGGAAAGCCTGCGCTTCTATCTGGGCGGCGACAACCACACCGCGGAAACCCTGTACCTTTGGCTAAATCACTATCTCAGCCGCATGGAATTGGTGGTGGGCGACAGCGTATACAGCCTGCCCACATCGTTGCTCAAGCCGGTGGGCTTTGCTGCCGATGAAGCCATACTGCCGTACCCGAAAAATGCCTACTCCGGCTACCGGATTATTCAGGAGTACCTGAGTTTTCCCGAAGCCTTCCGGTTTATCGATGTCACCGGACTGAAGCAACGCCTGCCCGGAGTTCAGGCAGACGAGATCAGCCTGCGCTTCCACTTCAGCCGCATCTTGCCGCCGGACACCCGAGTCACCCGGGATTCCCTGCAGCTGTACTGCACGCCAGCGGTGAACCTGTTTAGCCACGAAGGCGAACCGGTGGATCTGAACGGTCGTGAAACCGAGTACCGAATTTCGCCGTCCAGCCGCTGCCCCGAGCACTACGAAGTGTTCAGCATTGAACAGGTTGAAGGCTGGCTGGAAGGTCGTTCGGGCCGGGGCGAACCCCGTTTATACACAGCGTTTGAGAGTTTTCAGCACGAAGTGGAGCGGGACCGTGGCCGCACCGCGTTGTATTACCGCGTGCGCACCCGCGAAAGCGTTCGGGGTGATGGCTTTGATCATTACATCTCCTTCGTGCGCGCCGACGAATCCGACTGCCTGAATCGGCAGGAAGCGGTTTCGTTAACGCTCACCTGCACCAACCGGCAACTGCCGCAACAGCTGGCGGTGGGTGAGATATGCATGGCCACAGAAACCACACCGGCCTTCGCTTCGTTCAGCAACATTACCCGGCCCACCGCCACCCTGCGACCCACACTGGATGGCAGCTTGTTATGGACGCTGATTTCCAACCTGTCCCTGAACTACCTGTCGATGCTCGATGTGGATGCCTTGCGCACTGTGCTCCGGGTGTATGACTTTCGGGCGTTGGTAGATCGCCAAGCCGAGCGGGTATCTCAGAAGCGGTTGGCGGGCATCAGCGACATCAGTACGCAACCGGTTGACCGGATGGTGCGTGGTTTGCCGGTGCGGGGTATCCGGTCAGTGCTAAAACTCGACCAACAGAATTTCGCCAGTGAAGGCGATCTGTACCTGTTTGGCACGGTGTTGAGCCAGTTCTTTGCGCTCTACGCCAGCATTAACGCCTTTCACCAGTTGGAAGTGGTGAATACAGAGAATCAGGAACGGTACACATGGACGTTACAGCAAGGTCAGCAGCCGCTGATGTAG
- the tssE gene encoding type VI secretion system baseplate subunit TssE, with the protein MFGDTATDGVRNTGSLFERLEQAAAPAGQGMGEVTHVVESIKRHLVRLLNAHPGNSASVPDLGLLDFNDATLGTHDLSIQIRGAIRQCIEKFEPRVKRVDVMALPPGPNPLQLKFQVTVYLSVTGSDDRTTIDLVLDEKRYYRVV; encoded by the coding sequence GTGTTCGGCGACACGGCAACTGACGGCGTTCGCAACACCGGCAGCCTGTTCGAACGACTCGAGCAGGCTGCGGCCCCCGCAGGGCAAGGCATGGGTGAAGTGACCCATGTGGTGGAATCCATCAAGCGCCATTTGGTGCGTTTGCTGAACGCCCATCCGGGCAACAGCGCAAGCGTACCGGACCTGGGCTTGCTGGATTTCAACGACGCCACTTTGGGTACTCACGACCTGAGTATCCAGATTCGCGGTGCGATCCGTCAGTGTATCGAGAAGTTTGAGCCCAGAGTGAAGCGGGTGGACGTGATGGCGTTGCCGCCGGGCCCGAACCCGTTGCAGTTGAAGTTTCAGGTCACGGTTTATCTCAGCGTCACGGGAAGTGATGACAGGACCACGATCGATCTGGTGTTGGATGAAAAACGATACTACCGGGTTGTTTGA
- the tssG gene encoding type VI secretion system baseplate subunit TssG: MDVTARSAAADVAGLEPVLGNARRYSFFQLVDLIHRHHGDDLEGSGSGDPVQERIRFSASAGLGFPGSDVVSALSPEHEHAPYQMEVSFLGLHGSQSPLPGYYLEDLAWEAGQNLGVRRHFLDFFNHRLVTLFHRAWRKYRYYIRFQPGASDGFSELVFSLTGLGDRRLREATPVNWSKMLAYAGLMAGRSRSPEVVSGIVAHCFDLEDVSIEQWVLRKVAIAEDQQTRLGQANASLGQDTLMGSSIRDRGGKFILRLRNLSRQRFADFLPNGAEHERLVKLVEFATREQLAYDLELEMRPKDIRPMQMGEELRLGWNSFVTPERASKRPAVRIQIRR, translated from the coding sequence ATGGACGTTACAGCAAGGTCAGCAGCCGCTGATGTAGCCGGGCTGGAACCCGTTCTGGGCAACGCGCGGCGCTACAGTTTTTTTCAGCTGGTGGACCTGATTCACCGGCATCATGGCGATGATTTGGAAGGCTCTGGCTCCGGCGATCCGGTGCAGGAACGCATTCGGTTTTCGGCCTCTGCCGGCCTGGGGTTTCCGGGCAGTGACGTGGTGTCGGCATTGTCGCCGGAGCACGAGCATGCACCCTACCAAATGGAAGTGAGCTTTCTCGGCTTGCACGGTTCCCAGTCGCCATTACCCGGGTATTACCTGGAAGATCTGGCGTGGGAAGCGGGTCAGAATCTGGGCGTTCGCCGGCATTTTCTGGATTTCTTTAACCACCGGCTGGTGACTCTGTTTCATCGGGCCTGGCGCAAGTACCGCTACTACATACGGTTTCAGCCGGGTGCCAGTGACGGCTTTTCGGAACTGGTGTTCTCCCTAACGGGGCTGGGTGATCGGCGTCTGCGGGAAGCGACACCCGTTAACTGGTCGAAAATGCTGGCCTATGCCGGCTTGATGGCGGGGCGTAGCCGGTCCCCGGAAGTGGTCAGCGGCATAGTGGCTCATTGCTTCGATCTTGAAGATGTCAGCATAGAGCAGTGGGTGTTGAGAAAGGTGGCCATTGCAGAAGATCAGCAGACTCGTTTGGGGCAGGCGAATGCCAGCCTCGGTCAGGACACGTTGATGGGGTCGAGCATCCGGGACCGCGGCGGCAAATTCATACTTCGGTTACGCAACCTGAGCCGACAGCGCTTTGCCGATTTTTTGCCCAACGGTGCGGAGCACGAGCGGTTGGTCAAGCTGGTGGAGTTCGCTACACGGGAACAGCTGGCTTATGACCTTGAGCTGGAAATGCGACCGAAAGACATACGGCCCATGCAGATGGGGGAAGAGCTGCGTTTGGGCTGGAACTCATTCGTGACACCGGAGCGCGCCAGCAAGCGACCGGCGGTGCGCATCCAGATCCGACGTTAA
- the tssC gene encoding type VI secretion system contractile sheath large subunit: MSDTAVQQSAASESVAEGSLLDQVMANSRMAPADEGYDVARKGVATFIANLLKSDEKGQPVNKALVDQMVVELDRKISAQMDEVLHAPKLQELESSWRGLKLMVDRTEFRENIKVDILHATKQELLEDFEFAPDVTQTGFYQHVYSAEYGQFGGEPVGAIVGNYAFSPSTPDMKLLQYVSSVGAMAHAPFLSSVAPSFFGVDSYQELPAIKELSAVFEGPKYAKWRSLRESEDARYLGLTAPRFLLRTPYDPTENPVRSFNYKENVSGDHEHYLWGNTAYLLGTRLTDSFAKYRWCPNIIGPQSGGAVDDLPVHTFESFGQLEAKIPTEVLITDRREYELAEEGFIALTMRKGSDNAAFFSANSVQKPKQFPNTKEGKEAETNYKLGTQLPYMMIVNRLAHYIKVLQREQIGSWKERQDLERELNTWIRQYVADQENPPAEVRSRRPLRAAQVVVSDVEGDPGWYQISLAVRPHFKYMGANFELSLVGRLDKD; the protein is encoded by the coding sequence ATGTCTGATACTGCTGTGCAGCAATCTGCTGCCTCCGAATCCGTGGCAGAAGGCTCTCTGCTTGATCAGGTTATGGCCAATAGCCGCATGGCGCCGGCTGACGAAGGTTACGATGTCGCGCGCAAAGGTGTCGCAACATTTATTGCCAACCTGCTAAAAAGCGACGAAAAAGGCCAACCGGTTAATAAGGCTCTGGTAGACCAGATGGTGGTAGAGCTGGACCGCAAGATCAGCGCGCAGATGGACGAAGTTCTGCACGCCCCCAAACTGCAAGAATTGGAGTCGTCCTGGCGCGGCCTGAAGCTGATGGTTGATCGCACTGAATTCCGCGAAAACATCAAAGTCGATATCCTGCACGCCACCAAACAGGAACTGCTGGAAGACTTCGAATTTGCGCCAGACGTGACCCAGACCGGTTTTTATCAGCACGTATACTCGGCGGAATACGGCCAGTTTGGTGGTGAACCTGTCGGTGCCATTGTGGGTAACTACGCCTTCAGCCCTTCTACGCCCGATATGAAGCTGCTGCAGTATGTGTCGTCCGTAGGCGCTATGGCTCACGCACCCTTCCTGTCTTCCGTTGCACCGTCGTTCTTTGGTGTCGACAGCTACCAGGAACTGCCGGCCATCAAGGAACTGAGCGCTGTTTTTGAAGGCCCGAAATACGCCAAATGGCGTTCTCTGCGCGAATCCGAAGACGCTCGCTACTTGGGCCTGACCGCGCCGCGCTTCCTGTTGCGCACACCCTATGACCCCACGGAAAACCCGGTGCGCAGCTTTAATTACAAAGAAAACGTGTCCGGCGATCACGAACACTACCTGTGGGGCAATACTGCCTACTTGTTAGGTACACGTTTGACCGACAGCTTCGCCAAATACCGCTGGTGCCCGAATATCATCGGTCCGCAAAGCGGCGGCGCGGTGGACGACCTGCCGGTGCACACCTTCGAGTCGTTCGGTCAGCTGGAAGCCAAAATCCCGACCGAAGTGTTGATCACTGACCGTCGTGAATACGAACTGGCGGAAGAGGGCTTCATCGCCCTGACCATGCGCAAGGGCAGCGACAACGCCGCGTTCTTCTCGGCCAACTCGGTGCAAAAGCCCAAGCAGTTCCCGAACACCAAAGAAGGCAAAGAAGCGGAAACCAACTACAAGTTGGGCACCCAGCTGCCTTACATGATGATCGTGAACCGGCTGGCTCACTACATCAAAGTGCTGCAACGTGAGCAGATCGGCTCCTGGAAAGAACGCCAGGATCTGGAGCGTGAGCTGAACACCTGGATTCGTCAGTACGTGGCCGATCAGGAGAATCCTCCGGCGGAAGTTCGCAGCCGTCGCCCACTGCGCGCCGCGCAGGTTGTGGTGTCGGATGTTGAAGGCGATCCGGGCTGGTACCAGATCTCGCTGGCGGTTCGCCCGCACTTCAAGTACATGGGTGCGAACTTCGAGCTCTCGCTGGTTGGTCGACTGGATAAGGATTAA